In the genome of Mycobacteriales bacterium, the window TCGGGGCCAGCGGCTCGCGCTCGCCGGCGGGGTCGTGCTCGTCTTCGTCCTGGTCACCCTCGTGATCGGCCTGCTGCTCTCGTAGGGTCGGTCCGTGAGGCTCGCGGTCGTCTCGGACGTGCACGGCAGTGCCGACGCGCTCGCGCGCGCCTCCGACGGCGTCGACGCGCTGGTCTGCCTCGGCGATCTGATCCTCTTCCTCGACTACCACGACGAGAGCGGCGGGATCTTCGCCGAGCTCTTCGGCGCCGAGGCCGCGCGGCGCCTGGTGCGGCTGCGCACCGAGCGGCGCTTCGACGAGGCCCGCGACTGGTCGCGCTCGCTGTGGGCCGGTGTCGAGGACCCCAGGCGGGCGATCGAGGACGCGGTGCGCGCGCAGTACGCCGCGCTGTTCGCGGTCATGCCCGACCCGACCTGGCTGACCTATGGCAACGTCGACATGCCCTACCTGTGGCCGGACTACCTGCGGCCCGGCCACACCGTGCTCGACGGCCAGACCGCCGTCATCGGCGGCAAGACCTGGGGCTTCGTCGGTGGCGGGCTGACCACGCCGATGCGCACGCCGTTCGAGGTGAGCGACGCCGACTACGCGGCGAAGGTCGCGGCGCTCGGCCCGGTCGACGTGCTGGCCTGCCACATCCCGCCGGACGTGCCCGAGCTGCTCTACGACGTGGTGGCGCGCCGCTTCGAGCGCGGCTCGGTGGCGGTGCTCGACTACGTCCGCGAGGTCCAGCCCGAGCTGGTGCTGTTCGGGCACGTGCACCAGCCGCTGCAGGCGCGGCTGCGGATCGGACGCACGGAGTGCGTCAACGTCGGCCACTTCCAGGGCACCGGGCGGCCCTTCCACCTCGAGTACTGACGTCCCGGCACGTCCGGGTACGCCCGGGTACTAGGGTCGGAGCACCCCTCAGGAGGAGTGCCACGTGGCCGACCAGGCGAGCTCGACCATCACCATCGACGCCCCGACCGACGAGGTCCTCGCAGTCATCGCCGACATCGCGAGCTACCCCGAGTGGACCGGGCAGATCAAGAGCGCCGAGGTCGTCGAGACCGGTGCCGACGGCAAGCCGTCGCAGGCCCGGTTCGTCATGGACGCCGGGGTCCTCAAGGACGAGTACGTCCTGGCCTACGACTGGCGCGCCGACGGCGTCAGCTGGGAGCTGGTCGGCAAGTCCACGGTGCAGAAGTCGCAGCAGGGCAGCTACACCCTCGCGGCCAAGGGCGGCGGCACCGAGGTGACCTACCGGCTCGCGGTCGACATCGCGATGCCGATGCTCGGCATGTTCAAGCGCAAGGCCGAGAAGATGATCATGGACTCCGCGCTGAAGGAGCTCAAGAAGCGCGTCGAGAGCCGCTGACCCGCTCGGATAGGTTCGGGCCTGCCCCCGAGCCCGGCACGCCCACCCGTCCGCACGACCGCAGGAGGCACGTGTGCGCGTCGTCCTGCTGACCGGCAAGGGCGGGGTCGGCAAGACCACGACGGCCGCCGCGACCGCTGTCCTCGCCGCTGCCCGGGGTCGCAAGGCGCTGGTGCTGTCGACCGACCCGGCGCACTCCCTCGCCGACGCGCTCGGGGTGCCGCTCACCGGCGAGCCGACCGAGGTCGACACCGGCCTCTACGCCATGCAGGTCGACGCGCAGGCGGCCTTCGAGCGCACCTGGCGCGACGTGCAGGACTACCTGCGCGCCGTCCTGCAGCGCGCCGGTGTCGACGAGCTGCAGGCCGAGGAGCTGACCGTCCTGCCCGGCGCCGAGGAGGTCCTCGCGCTGCTCGCGGTCAAGGACCAGGTGCAGTCGGGGCGCTACGACGTCGTCGTCGTCGACTGCGCCCCCACCGGCGAGACCCTGCGGCTGCTCGCGCTGCCCGAGGCGCTTCGCTGGTACGTCGAGAAGGTCTTCCCCGCGCAGCGCCGTGCCCTGCGCGCCGTGCGGCCGCTGCTGTCGCGGGTGGGTGGGCCGGTCGTGCCGGCCGACGGCGTCTTCGAGGCCGTCGAGCGGCTGCACCGCGACCTCACCGAGGTCCGCGAGGTCCTCACCGCGCCGCAGACCACCGTGCGGCTCGTGCTCACCCCTGAGGCGGTCGTCGTCGCCGAGGCCCGGCGCACCCTCACCTCGCTCGCGCTCTACGGCTACCGCGTCGACGGCATCGTCGCCAACCGCGTCTTCCCCGCGTCCGAGGACCCGTTCGTCGCCGGCTGGGTCGAGGCGCAGCAGCGGCAGCTCGAGGCCGTCCGCGCCGACTGCGCGCCCCTGCCGGTCGCGCTCTCGGCGTACTCCTCCTCCGAGCCCGTCGGGCTGGACGCCCTGCTGGCGCTGGGGGAGCAGCTCTACGCCGAGGACGACCCGGCCGGCGAGGTCGCCGTCGGCGAGGACCTCGTCCGGGTCGAGCGCAGCACCGACGGCTTCGTGCTGTCGCTCGCCCTGCCGCTGGCCCGGCTGGCCGACCTCGACCTCGCCCGCTCCGGTGACGAGCTCGTCGTCACGGTCGGGGGGCACCGCCGCGTGCTGGTCCTGCCGTCGGCCTTGCGGCGCTGCGTCGTCGCCGGTGCCGCTCTGGTGGGCGGTCGCCTCGACGTCCGCTTCGAACCCGACCCCGAGCTGTGGATGCGCCGGTGAGCGAGAGCGTGGGCAGCGCCGCCGAGGAGGCCGCGCGCCTCTTCTCCGCGCTCGAGGACTGGGCGCGCCACCGGGCCGGTGGTCTCGTCGACGACGCCCATCTGGCGACAGGTTCGGCGACCTGCCTCGTCTGCCCGGTGTGCCAGGCGGTGTCGGCACTGCGCTCGGTGCGACCGGAGACCGTGGAGCACCTGCTCGACGCCGCGGCGTCGTTCGTCGCTGCGCTGCGGTCCACCGTCACGGGCGCGGCCGAGGAGGATCACGCGCCGGCGCGGCCCGGGGTGCAGCACATCGACGTGCGGGAGGGGGACGCGTGACGCTCACCATCGGCGTGGACGTCGGCGGGACGAAGGTCAACGCCGGGGTCGTCGACGAGAAGGGACAGGTGCTGGCGCGCACCCGACGCCCCACGCCGACGGCCTCGCCGGGTGACGTCGAGGAGACGATCGCGGCCGTCGTGGCCGACCTGCGGGTCGAGCACGAGGTCGTCGCCGTGGGCATCGGCGCGGCCGGCTTCATCTCCGCCGACCGGGCCCGCGTGCACTTCGCGCCCAACCTGGCCTGGCGCGACGAGCCGCTGCGCGACGAGGTCGCGCGGCGGGTCGGGCTGCCGGTCGTCGTCGAGAACGACGCCAACTGCGCGGCCTGGGCGGAGTACCGCTTCGGCGCCGGGCAGGGCGAGTCGCACCTCGTCGTGGTGACGGTCGGCACCGGCATCGGTGGCGGCATCGTGCTGGACGGCGAGCTCTACCGCGGCCGGCACGGCATCGGCGCGGAGGTCGGCCACATGATCGTGGTCAGAGGCGGTCGGCGCTGCGGCTGCGGGCAGCACGGCTGCCTGGAGCAGTACGTCTCCGGTCGGGCACTGCTCCACGAGGCCCGCGAGATCGCCGACGTGCAACCCGGCTTCGGGGCCCGGCTGCTCGAGCTCGGCGACGGCGAGCCGGAGGGCATCGAGGCCCAGGAGGTGACGCAGGCCGCCGAGGAGGGTGACCCCGCCGCGCTGGCCTGCTTCGAGGAGGTCGGCAGCTGGCTGGGCCAGGGGCTGGCGGCCCTCGCCGCGGTCCTCGACCCGTCGGCCTTCGTCGTCGGCGGTGGGGTGTCCGAGGCAGGCGAGCTGCTGCTCGGGCCGGCCCGCCGGGCCTACCACGCCACCGTCACCGGAGGCGGCCACCGGCCGGTCGCGGAGCTGCGGCTCGCGTCCTTCGGCAACGACGCCGGCATGGTCGGCGCAGCGGACCTCGCACGGGTCCGCTAGCCGCGTGCGCGTCGTCGTCGCCCTCGGCGGCAACGCCCTGTCGCCCGCGGGCGGCGACGGCTCGGTGGAGGAGCTGCGCGCCGCGCTCCGCGCGACGGCCGAGCCGCTCGCCGAGCTCGTCGTCGACGGGGTCTCGCTGGTGCTCACCCACGGCAACGGGCCCCAGGTCGGCCGGATCCTGCTGCAGCAGGAGCTGTCCGCCGGCGAGGTGCCACCGATGCCGATGGACGTCTGCGGGGCCGAGTCGCAGGGCCAGCTCGGCTACCTGCTCGCGCAGGCGATGGACAACGCGCTGCGGGCGAGGGGGGTCACCGCCGGTGTGCTGACGCTCGTCACCCAGGTGCTCGTCGACGGGCGCGACCCGGCCTTCCGTCGGCCCGCGAAGCCGGTGGGTCCGTCCTACGACCGCCCGGTCGCGCAGCGCATCGCGCGCGAGAGCGGCCACGTCTTCGCGATCCAGCCGTCGGGGCGGTGGCGCCGCGTCGTCGCCTCGCCGCTGCCCGTCGCGCTGGTCGAGTCCGAGGCGCTCGTGGGCCTCGTCGCGGCCGGTCACGTGGTCGTCGCAGCGGGCGGCGGTGGGGTCCCGGTCGTGGAGCACGCCGGGCAGCTGCACGGTGTCGAGGCGGTCGTCGACAAGGACCGCACCGCGGCGCTGCTGGCCCGCTCGGTCGGTGCCGACCAGCTGCTCGTCCTCACCGAGGTCGACCGTGTGCAGGTCGGGTTCGGCACGCCGTCGGCGCGGCCGCTGTCGCAGGTCACCGTCACCGAGGCCCGCGCGCTGCTGGCCGCGGGGGAGCTGCCGGAGGGCTCGATGGGGCCGAAGGTGGAGGCGTGCATCGAGGTCGTCGAGGCCGGTGGGGGCGCGGCGATCGGGGCGCTCGCCGAGGTGGCGGCGGTGCTGCGCGGCGACGCCGGCACCCGCGTCGTACCCGGGTGAGGGTCGTCGGCTGGAACGTCCGGTCGCTGCGCGACGGCCGGTCGTCGGTGGTGCGCGTCGTGCGGTCGCTCGACCCCGACGTGCTGGTGCTGCAGGAGGCGCCGCGGCTCCTATTGTGGCGGCTGTCGCGGTGGTGGCTCGCGCGCGCGTGCGGGCTGCGGCTCGCGACGACGGGGTGGGCGGCCGGCAACGTCGTGCTGGTGCGCCCCGGGGTCGTCGTACGACGTCGGCTGTCCGTGCGGGTCCCCAAGCGTCCCGGGCTGCACCGGCGCTCTGCCGCGGTGGCCGTCGTCGAGGTCGGCGGGACGCTGCTGGCGGTCGCCGGCACCCACCTCGACCTCGAGCCGCGAGCCCGGCTCGACACCGCAGCGCGGGTGCGGGCCGCGCTGCCCGAGGGCCTCCCGCTCGTGCTGTCCGCGGACGTCAACGACGAGCCAGGGTCGGCGGCGTGGGCGGCGCTGACCGCCGGGCTGGTCGACGCCGGATCGGCCCTGACCTTCCCGGCGGGCTCGCCCCGTCGGCGCATCGACGCGCTGCTGGTGCGCGACCTCGAGGTCGTGGGTCACGACGTCGTCGATGTGGCGGGCGCCTCCGACCACCGCGCGCTGGTGGCCGACCTGCGCTGACGTCCGCTGTCTCGGGTCAGGGTGGTCGCCCTGGCGACACCGATCGACCGAGACGCCGCGCCGGCCTCAGACGGAGGTGAAGCCGGGGACGAGCTCGCGGGCGAGCTGCTCGAGGAACAGCCCGATGTCGGTGACGATGCCGACGGCCTGCGACGAGCCGCGGTCGGCCAGCTTGGTCACCGTGGCGGGGTTGATGTCGACGCACACCAGCGGGATCGACGCGGGCAGGATGTTGCCGGTCGCGATGGAGTGCAGCATCGTCGCGACCATGATCGCGAAGCCGACGCCGTGGAGCTCGGCGCGCATCGCGCGCTGACCGACGATGACGTCGGTGTGCACGTCCGGCAGCGGGCCGTCGTCACGCACCGAGCCGACGAGGACGAAGGTCTTCCCGCCCTTGACCATCGCGTGCATGATGCCGCGCGTCAGGATGCCCTGGGCGACGGCCTCGGGGATGGAGCCGGCGCGACGGATCGTGTTGATCGCGCGGATGTGGTGCTCGTGGCCGTGCTCGACGCCCCTGCCCATCGCGAGGTCGACGCCGAGCGAGGTGCCGTAGAGGGCCGACTCGATGTCGTGGGTGGCAAGGGCGTTGCCGGCGAAGAGCACGTCCACGAAGCCGGCGTCGACCAGGGCCGTGAAGGCCGGTGCCGCGCCGGTGTGGACGATGCCGGGGCCGCCGACCCACAGGACCTTCTGGCCGTCGGCCTTGACCTCGCGCATGCGCTGCGCGATCTGGCGCACCAGCAGGGCCTGCGGCTTCTCCGACGACACCGCCGAGCTCATGAACTCGAAGGAGTCCTCCTGCGTCGAGTGCTCGCGCACCGGCAGGACGACCTTGACACCGGAGGCCCCGCAGACGACCTGCTGCCCGGCGACGACGTCGGAGACCGGGACGGTGCGCACGCGCTCGCCCTCGACCACGAGCCCGCAGTCCATCTCCGGCTGCTCCACCGGCACCCACTGGCCGCCGAGCCGCACCACGGTCTCGAGGTTGGTCGTGGAGTAGAAGTCCTCGGGGAAGACCCCGTCGCGGTCGCAGGCCTTGAGGACCGCCTCGCCCGGGTCGACCATGTTGACGCCGTGCGTCTGCAGGCGCATGAGCAGCCGCTGGAGCGCGTCGTCGTCGTCGGTCGAGACGACGATGCGCGCGTAGGACTCGTCCTCGTGCTTCTTGCCGACGTCGAGGCGCTCGATGCGGTAGTCACCGCCGTAGGCGAGCACGTCGTCGAGGACCGAGGCGAGCACCCCCGTGTCCATAAGGTGCCCGCGGGCCTCCAGGGTCTCGCTGACCGTCACCGGTGCTCCATCCGTATGGGGGTCCGTCTGGGGGCTAGACGACCGCTCCGTCGTCGGGCCCGCTGTCCGTCGGTGGAGCATCGCGCACCGCGCTGACGAGCCCGAAACCGCCCCCCAGCATGAGGCCGAGCCCGGCCATCAGCGTGCCGAAGGTCTCGGCCTGCCGCAGCAGTGCAGGGGCGAAGGCCAGGAGCAGACCGAGTACGACGGCTGCCGCCGACAGTGCCGTGCGCGGCCGCACCCGCGGCAGGGCGGGCGGTGGCGGTGGGACGAAGTGGCTCTCGGCGCGGGCCTGGTCAGCCTCGTCCTCCTCGATCGCGTCGGGCTCGAGCCACGCCGGGAGGTCGCTGTCGGACCCGTCCGTGCGATCGGTGCGATCGGTGCGGTCGCCGTGGTCGGAGCGGCGGCGCAGCCGCGGGACGCGGTCACCGTCGTCGCTGCGGCTGGACCGCTCGGGGGAGCGGCTCGGTCCGGCGGTGAGGTCCTCCGAGACCGGCCACGGCGGCACGGGGGAGTCGTCGGTGCGCTCGAAGCCCGCGACGATCTGCGTGAAGAGCTCGTCGGGGTCGGTGCTGCGGGTGCCCTCGGGTGAGACCGCGCCGGAGTCGCCCGGGGCCGCGTCGGTGGTCGCGACAGCGGGCGACTGGGTGGGCGGGGGTGCGGGTGACGGTGCAGGTGACGCCGCGGCCGCGGGTGCGTCGGGGAGCTCCGGGGGCTGCAGCACCCGGTGAGCGGCGTGCCGGGGCACCGCCTGCACCAGGCCGTGCGCGGTGGCACCAGGCTCGTCCTCGGCCAGCAGCGCGGTGAGGTCGCGCACCTCCGAGGCGACGACGTCCCGAGCCAGGTCGGCACGGCCGGGGTCGACCCACAGCCGGTCCAGCGGCCGGGACGGCAGGACGACCGAGCGCACGAGCGGCTGGGCGTTGCCGGCGGGCTCGACGTAGGCCGCGACCCCCGCGGAGCGCAGGCGGTCGAGAAGCGCCTCGGACAGCCGCGGGTCGAGGTCGACGAGCGCGCCGAACTCCGCGGCGGCGAGGCCGTTGGCGCGCCGACCGACAGGGGAGTCCGGGCCGGTCACGGCCGACCGGCGGGGGCGTGCGCGGTGACGAACTCCAGGCTCTCCGCGAAGATCCGCGGCGCGTCGTTGTCGAGCGTCGCGACGTGGTAGCTGTCCTCGAGCACGCGCTCCTCGACGTCCTTGCCGGCGAGGCCCTCGAGCAGCAGCCGGCCGCTGACGGCAGGAACGACGTGGTCGACGGCGCTGCGGAAGGCGAGCACCGGGCAGCTGATGCGCTGCAGGTCGCCGCGCACGACGGGCCAGGCCTGCTGGAAGGAGTGGGCGGCCTTGAGGGGCAGCTTGGGGTAGGCAAGCTCCACCGGGCCGGGCTTCTTGATGTCGCTGCCGATGCCGGGGAAGGCGCCGACGAGGAGCTTGGCGACGGGGAGCAGCTTGGCGTCCTTGCGGTCGGTGGCGAGGGAGGCGTTGACGGTCACCACGCCGGCGACGTCGGACCGCTGCTCGGCGACGCGCAGGGCGAGCGTGCCGCCCATCGACAGGCCCATGACGAAGACGGTCGCGCAGCGCTCACGGAGCTCGTCGTAGGCGGCCTCGATCGTCGCGTACCAGTCGGACCAGCCGGTGGCGTTCATGTCCTGCCAGCGGGTGCCGTGGCCCGGCAGGAGCGGGACCCGCACGGACAGGCCGCCCTCGGTGTGCAGGTGCTCGGCCCAGCCGCGGACGGACTGCGGGCAGCCGGTGAAGCCGTGGCTGATGAGGACCCCCACGGGGCCTTCTGCACGCAGGTCGATCGGCTCGGCGCCTGGCAGGACGGGCACTACTGCTCCTTCGTGGACGGGTCCCTCATGGTCGCACGCGACCGGGGGGTGGCGCGGCGGCCGCGCGGGTGGTCCGTTGCCCGGCGGGGCCGCGGACGACTAGGGTCGGAGTCTCCGGGGGGCGTCAGGGAGGTGTCGAGCGTGGGCTACTGGATCGTCAAGGCGATCTTGGCGCCCATCCTGCGGCTGATGTTCCGGCCCTGGGTGGAGAACCCCGAGCACTTCCCGACCGAGGGCGCCGCGATCCTCGCGGGCAACCACACGTCGTTCCTGGACAACTTCCTCATCCCGCTGGTCGTGCCGCGCAAGGTCACCTTCCTCGCCAAGAGCGACTACTTCACCGGCACCGGCATCAAGGGCAGGCTGCAGAAGTCGTTCTTCGCGGGCGTGGGCATGATCCCCATCGACCGCTCCGGGGGTGCGGCCAGCGAGGCCGCCCTCAACACCGGCCTGAAGGTCCTCGCGGACGGCAACCTGCTCGGCCTCTACCCCGAGGGCACCCGCAGCCCCGACGGTCGGCTTTACCGCGGCAAGACCGGCGTGGCCCGGATGGCGCTGGAGGCTGGGGTCCCGGTCGTGCCCGTGGCGCTCATCGGGATGTTCGACGTGCAGCCCGCCGGCCGGATGATGCCCAAGATCAAGAAGGTCGGGGTCCGGGTCGGCAAGCCGCTCGACTTCAGCCGCTACGCCGGCATGGAGGGCGACCGCTTCGTGCTGCGCTCCATCACCGACGAGATCATGTACGAGCTCATGATGCTGTCGGGCCAGGAGTACGTCGACACCTACGCCACGAAGGCGAAGGCCGAGATCGAGGACGCCCGCAAGGCCGCCCACGAGTCCCTCGTCTCCGACGCCCCCCGCCAGCGCCGGGCCTCCTGACACCGCGGTGACCGCCGCGCGGCTCGACACCGCGCTGTGGCGCGCCGTCGCGGTCTACCGCGCCGCTGCCTGGCTCTACGCCGTGGGCTCGCTGGCCGCGTCCTACGACGTGCTGGCCCGGCCGCGGCTCGGGGTCGCGGTGCTCGCCGGGATGGCTGCCTGGACCGTCCTCGTGACCTGGTTGTGCTCCGACGCGCGCCGTCGGCGCTGGCCGCTGCTGGTGCTCGACCTGGCGCTGACCGTCGCCGCCCAGCTGTCGTCGCTCCTGGTGCTGTCGGCGGCGCGCATCGATGCCGGCGATCCCACGATCACGGTTTCGTGGGCGGCAGCGCCGGTGCTCGCGTGGGCGGTGTGGGCCGGGCCGCTCGGCGGGCTCGTGGCCGCGGCCGTCGTCGGCGCCGGCGCCGTCGTGGAGCGGGGCGCCCTGCCCCAGGCCACCGCCAACAGCGTGGTGCTGCTGCTGCTGGCGGGCTCGGTCGTCGGCTACGTCGTGCAGCTCGGCCGGCGCGCCGAGCACGCCCTCGCCGAGGCGGTGCGGCTGTCGGCGGCGGCCACCGAGCGCGAGCGGCTGTCGCGACAGGTCCACGACGGCGTCCTGCAGGCCCTGGCGCTGGTGTCGCGCACCTGCGACGACCCGACCCTCGCGCGACTGGCCGCTGACCAGGAGGCCTCCCTGCGGCGCCTGGTCGCCGGCCCCGCCGAGGCGCTCCCCGCCGGTGACCTCGACCTGCTGCCGCTGCTCCCGCACGGCGCCGACGTGGAGCTGGCCGCCCCCGCGGGCGGGGTGGCACTGCCGGCCCGGGTCGCGACCGAGCTGGCCGCGGCCGTCGCCGCCGCGGTCGACAACGCCCACCGCCACGGCGGCGGGCGGGCGTGGCTGCTCGTCGAGGACGAGGCCGGCGAGGTCACCGTGACCGTTCGGGACGACGGCCCCGGGATCGCCACGGGTCGGCTCGCCGAGGCTGCCGCCGCAGGCCGGCTCGGGGTGTCACGCTCGGTGCGCGGACGGGTGGAGGACCTCGGCGGCAGCGTCACGGTCGTGAGCGAGCCCGGTCAGGGGACGGAGGTGGAGCTGCGTGTCCGACGCTGACCCCGTGGCGGGGGCCCCGCTGCGCGTGGTCGTGGCCGACGACCACCCGATCTGGCGCGACGCGGTCGAGCGCGACCTCGCGGCCGCGGGTCTCGAGGTCGTCGGTGTGGCCGGTGACGGCGAGAAGGCCGTGCGGGTCTGCGCCGCCACCCGGCCCGACGTGCTCGTCTGCGACCTGCAGATGCCCGGGATGTCAGGGGTCCAGGTCAGCGCGGCGGTGGTCCCGACAGGCGTGCGCGTGCTCGTGCTGTCCGCGAGCGGTGAGCAGGCCGACGTGCTCGAGGCGGTGAAGGCGGGTGCGATCGGCTACCTCGTGAAGTCCGCCTCCACCGACGAGCTCCTCGACGCCGTACGCCGGACCGCTGCGGGCGAGGCGGTTTTCACGGCGGGCCTCGCCGGGCTGGTCCTCGGTGAGTACCGCCGGACCGCCGAGGACGACGGTGCGCCCCGGTTGACGCCGCGCGAGACCGAGGTGCTGCGGCTGGTCGCGAAGGGCCTCACCGCGAAGCAGGCAGGCGAGCGGCTGGGGCTCTCGCACCGCACGGTCGAGAACCACGTGCAGTCCACGCTGACCAAGCTGCAGCTGCACAACCGCGCGCAGCTGGTGCGCTACGCCGTGGAGCAGGGCCTCACCGACTGAGAGGACGCACGGACCGGGCGCCGGTCAGACCGGAAGGGGGCGCTCGATCCAGTGCAGCAGCCGCTTGGCCCCGGAGCGGCTGACGAAGGCAAGGGTCTCCTGCTCCAGTCGCCGGGCGGCTGGCTCGTCGCCGGCGGCCCACGCGGTCTTGACCGTCGCGGCGGCGGCCAGCGCCCGGCCGCTCGCGTCAGCGATCCGCTCGTGCAGCGCCACCGTGAGCAACGCCTGCTCCAGTGCCTCGGCCGGCCGTCCCTCGAGCGCGAGCCGCGCCGACCGGCACGACGCGAGCGAGGCCTTCACCCACAGGGTCGGTCGCCGAACGGCTTCGAGCCGCTCCGCGACCCGCTGCAGCCGACGGCCGCCGTCCTCGCGGGCGAGCGCGATGACGGAGAAGGTCGTCGCGGGCAGCCACTCGCGGGCACCGCCGCCGATGCCGTGGCGGTCCCAGTCGTCGACGAGCTCGTCGAGGAGCTCCACGGCCTCCTCGTGGCGGTGGTCGAGCAGTCGGCAGGCGGCCACGAGGGCCAGCACCGGGCGGACCAGCTGGGGGAAGCCGCCGTGGCGGACGGCCCGCAGCGCACGGTCGAGGTCGTCGGGCGCGTCGTCACCGCGGAGCATGAGCAGCCAGGCTCGCAGCACGACGAGGTGGACCTCCCAGTGCGCCGCGTCACCGCTGTCGTCGAGCAGCTCGTGGGCGAGGTCGAGGGCGGCGTCCCAGTCCCCGTCGTAGTAGGCCTGCAGCGCCTGGTCGGCGAGGCTGGTGGTCGAGGTCAGCGACAGCCCGAATCCCTTGCCGTGGGTGCGCAGCTCGGCGAGCAGCCCGTAGCTGCGGCGCAGCTGCCCCTCCTCCTGGAGGGTCGCGGCCAGGTTGTTCATGGCCCGTGCCGTGGCGCGCAGGCGGTGGTCGCGGCAGAACTGCAGGGCCTCTGCCTGGTCTGTCATGCCCTGCTCGTCGCCGGTGAGGTAACGCGCGCAGCCGAGGGTGATCAGGGCGTTGGCCTCGATCTCCTGCAGCCCCAGCTCCCGGCCCATCGTGCGCGCCCGCTCGGCGAGCTCGGCGGCGCTGTCGAGGCGGTGCGCGAGCATGTCGATGCGGGCCAGCTCGACGAGCGCGCTGGCCTTCTGCTCGCTGTCGGGCTGGTCGGTCAGCAGGTCGAGGGCGCGGGAGACGTGCAGGCGCGCCTGCGCCTCCTCGGCGCGGAACCACTCGATGCGGCCGAGCAGCGT includes:
- a CDS encoding response regulator transcription factor, whose protein sequence is MSDADPVAGAPLRVVVADDHPIWRDAVERDLAAAGLEVVGVAGDGEKAVRVCAATRPDVLVCDLQMPGMSGVQVSAAVVPTGVRVLVLSASGEQADVLEAVKAGAIGYLVKSASTDELLDAVRRTAAGEAVFTAGLAGLVLGEYRRTAEDDGAPRLTPRETEVLRLVAKGLTAKQAGERLGLSHRTVENHVQSTLTKLQLHNRAQLVRYAVEQGLTD